The segment AAAAGTGCTTATAGGAATTACATTAGACAACTCCACACCCAAATCCACATTAGTAGAACACAACAACTTCTCTAATGAGACTGAAACTATACATAGGAACCATAATAATAATTTGAAGCAACtacttttttcatttttaaaaccGCCTACCATTTTGTACACCACATTTTTGTGTTACACCTAAAGTGTTTGCAAATCCACTTTTTGTTTAAGTACATATTTATTCCAAGTAATGCACTTTACTTGTATGTTTGAATTTGTTAGCAAAATTTCTTCCTTTATGCacatttttagcaaattttttgttttgttatttttttgatgaaattaaGTAAATAATGTGACGTGATGCCTTTTAAAAAAAATGGTTGGCATTTTCAACttatttttttgcttttctttaaattCTGTCTTTTTAAGTGGATGTTTTAATGTCCAAAAACATGCAAAAAGTAGTTTTAACTTGAATATTTTGTTTCTTTATAGAAATTTTAcacttatatttattattttaatcgtGTAGTTTTTTTTTCGTTGAATTGATTTTTTAAAAGGcgaataaataaattaaagatatttatattattttattactgaATTTATAATCACtttttagaaaatttaaaataataatatagatCATGTTTTATGATTTGTCATTTAATGAGTTTATATATGTTGATTAAAAATTGTTTATTATTTGTTAAAATTATTACCATTGATCCAAAGATTTATCAAAGGTATATTCACCATACTAGGTGTCAACCTATCTTGCCACCTCCCTCTTTATCACATATTTATCTCTCTTTCACTATTTCTAACTCTTTATCACTCTTTATCAcaatctctctctttctatctcttctcttaTCCCACTATATCTATTTGTCGCTCTAGCTCTAGCTCTCCATTTCTTTCTTACATCTCtccttctatctctatctcattatctctccatctcccaccgcccctatatctctccctttctctatatTGCACTTCCTacatctatctttatctttctatctctccctctatcattctttccctctccctctatcaATTTATCTATTCCATCTATATctacccctctcctctctctctctctctctccatctcctctccatatccctctcctccATTTCAATCTTAATCTCCATCTCTATGttcctctccatctctatcttgtTACCCCTCTATATCTCCCActatctccctctcttcttattgcAAACATAGCATGAGCCTATTGGTAATAGAGCTTGATTTTGTTCTtgattcaaaattttcatttcaatcatgctTGGATCCATGTAAGTGGATGTATAATTGATTTGGAGTTATTACTTCTCTATTGAGATTTTTGTTAAATGCCCTGCCAATTTTTCTCATTAATTacataaatgtatgcaaaaaataacaaatttattttatttgatcTTCCACACCTATTCAGTGTACCCATtgcaccaaggtgcaattgctagttactACATGACACTTATTAAAGTTATATGTTACGAATACTAATAATATTTTTGAATTATCTTAcaactattttaaaaattaaatattaaaaagtaatTCAATTTAATATTCTTAACTTCAAAAAAATTCGAAAGGAAAATGCAATACTGAAACGCAACACTGCGAAATACAATATTTCTGCAATACCCTGTTAAATGGCATCACTGTGAAACACACTAGATGTGTGGTGGCCACGAGCATgacaaaacacaggaaaatcagTCGCATTTTTCCAAATTTCCTGCGGTCCTCTTCAAGATTGCTGCATTGGGGCTCCAATGGCTTCCTCACAGATCTCCGTCAGCACCATTCTCGTCACTTGTTCTCCACACAACCTCCACAGCCTTCAAATCCGAACTTTACATCGCAACCCAACAAACACTACATATACCATGGACAAAGAACACAATCGATAAAGAGACCAAGCGTGAAGGGGTTCACATTCACCAACACGAGATCAAAGCCATGGACATATTCATTATCAAGGAAACCCGAACTTAAACCCTTCAGAACAGACCTCTGGGATCCCCAAACCTTTAACCCTAAACTAAACCGCACTACATTAACTGCCAATGAAATTAATTTCAAAACAGGCCGGGGATTGTCCGCCATAGCTCGCTATGTATGCGAAAGCTTCAGCAAACATAAAATATGGGGGCCTGAAAttcttgaagatttaaaaaaattgcATCGGGTGACACCTAATGTGGTTACAGAAGTCTTGAAGGTGATGACAGATGCTAAATTGGCTGCCAAATTTTTTCACTGGGCACACAGACAAAAAGGGTTTAGGCATAATTTTTCCGCTTATAACGCTTTTGCTTATTGTTTGAATAGGGCTGGTAAATACAAAGCTGCAGACCAGGTTGTGGAGTTGATGTACGCGCATGGAAAGCAGCCCAGTATGAAGCAGTTTGAGATAATGATCAGAATGCATGCTGACGCAGGTAGGGGTTTGAGAGTTTACTTTGTTTTTCAGAAGATGAAGAAGTTTGAGGTTAAGCCTAGCGTTTTTTTGTACAATAGGATTCTTGATGCATTGGTTAGGACAGACCATTTGAATTTGGCTCTTGGGGTTTATGAGGATTTTAGGAAGGATGGACTGGAGCCTGAGAGTATAACTTTTATGATTTTGATAAAGGGTCTTTGTAAAGAGGGTAAGTTGGACAGGGTTTTTGAATTTCTGGATGAGATGAAAAGCAAGTGTTGTAGGCCTGATGTGTTTGCGTACACTGCTATGATTCGGTCGCTGGTTGGTGTGGGGAATTTGGAGGGTGCTTGGAGAGTTTGGAAGGAAATGGCCAGGGCTTCTGTTAAGCCCGATGCTATGTCATATACAACGTTGATCACAGGACTTTGTAAGGGGAATGAGGACGAGAAGGCACTCATTCTTTTTAGAGAAATGAAGGCTAGAGGGTTCCTTATTGATCGTACCGTTTATGGATCGCTTATAGCAATGTATGCTTCAAACAAGAAGGTGGGGTTTGCTTACAATCTTTTGAAGGAGATGGTGAAATGTGGATACAAGGCTGATCTTGCGATATATGAATCACTAATTGAAGCCTTTTGCAATGAGAGGATAGTTGACAAGGCGTACAAGCTCCTTCAAATTCTGATTCAAGAGGGTGTTAGCCACGATTATTCGACATTTATGCCCCTATTTTGGGCTTTTGCTGAGACAAATAGCATAGATGATGTGTCTAAGTTGCTTGAGCAAATGACCCAATTAGGCCGCCCAGTCAAGGAGGATGTTGTTAAATTCTTTGTTTTTATGGTTTGTAAAGAAGGGAAAGTAATGAAAGCAGTTgaactgtttgaagaattgaaGGAAATAGGATATTACAGTGTCTCAATTTTTAATGTGCTAATCAATGGTCTGTACAAGGCTGGGGATGTTGTCAAGGCTCTTGCTCTTTTCGAGGAAATGGAAGAAGTAAAGTGCGAGCCTGATGTTTTTACATATAACTACGTTATTCCTTGTCTAGTTGATTCTGGAAAACTACAAGAGGCCTGTAATCTATTTGGCAATATGAAGGAGAGATCTTGGGTACCTAATGTTACAGTGTACACTTCTCTAGTCAGTAGTCTTTGCAAGGTTGGTGAGATTGATTCAGCCCTTTCTCTTGTGCGAGACTGTCTAGGATCTGTGACAAGTGGACCTCGAGTCTTCAAGTACACTTTAACAATTCTGCATGCTTGTCAGTCAGGGAAGGCAGAACATGTATTAGAGGTTTTTACTGAACTGATGCAGGAATGTATTCCTCCTGAAGATGTCATATTTTGTGCAGTAATTAGTGGGCTTTGTAGACATGGGAATGTAGAGGAAGCTCGCAAAGTATTCAGGAGTCTCAGAAATGACAAATACATCACAGAGTCTCTTGCTGCCGAGTATGATgtgttgattattgatcatttgcAGAAGACCACTTCAGAATTATTGCGTTCCAGTCTTAAATTTCATGGTCTGGAATCTTTATTGATCACAAATAACACAAATGGGAAGTAATCTTCACATGGCAAGATGTATGGTCGCTTTGTGTCTTAGTGACCTGTAGATGGTTAAAATCAGCTTGAAGAAGAAGGGAAATCAGTAATGCATCTTTAATGACACTTGAAGTAATTAATATTTTCCCCTTTTGACATGGCCACAACTTTCTTTGGAACACACATTTAACAGTGACCACAAGAAGAGCATGAGAATGGATCAAATTATCATGGAAAATAATATTTGGTCATGGAACAGGTTCAGGTTCAGACTTATTTATTCCTGGTATCCTATTTATCCATAGAGGTATAGTGTAATTATCCGACTCTTGTGCATATAAATCATTACTTCCATGATTACAAACTAGTCTACTTTATTTTCTCAATTGTGTATCCCTGCCTAGGGTCTTACCTGAATGCTTAATCACTTTCAAATATAGTCAAAACCAATACATGTTTTTGAgcatgaaaagttgcaaaatgcccTACTGCACTTGTATTCCATCATCCTCTGAGTTTCAAGATATTAgcatatatttttgttatttttttaaagaaaatctgttgaagaagatatcattttatttttaaacataATTAGCATTTCTATAAAATCTTCATATAAAGGGATTTTTTTTCTGTACTCCTATTATATATTATTTCTAAAAGATGGGGAAGCAACTTTAATGAAATTAACCATATTTTCATAGAATTTTAAATTATTCTGTTGGCCAGAATAGCCAGTACATTCTTTTAATCATTAGTGGTGGAGATATGGCTTCTCTTTTCGAGATTTATGACCAAAACACTTATATTTTGTAAGCTTTGTGATGTAGGGGCATCCACATGGAGGGAACcccaatttaaaaattcaaatttccttcttTAGCCATTAGATTTTTGAATGTTGGTGCTGGGTAGGGGAGTCCTCCCGCAAGGATCTAATTAATGCAGGAGTCTATATGGTGGGCACTGAAGTTCTCTTTGGAGTGCTTCTTTAGGGGAGGCTGGTGTAGCATTTAGGGGGAGCAGCAATTGggagtgatttttttgttttggaagaaggattttctgaaaaggaaaagaagaaacccCAGATTTGGAGAGAAGTGTTGAAGATATAGCTGCGATAGAGATCATCAATGCAGTGTTCCTTATTTATTTCGTCTAGTATCGGTTCATAGCTTCCattcttttcttgccttgtttgCTGTCGGTGACTCTTCATGTTGCTACGGCTGTCGGTGAAGGTGATGTGGCTGTCGGTGTATATGAAGCTGTCGGTGCAGATGTAACTGACTGTGCCTTTCCCTCTCCCTTCGTGTGCCTCTTCATTAGAAATTCCGAGATGTTATATTGATTATTCTTCCTTGTCTCATGTTCTCTTTTTCGGCAGTTTTCAATAGATTCATGATTGGCTTCTCTCTTTCATAAAATCATATGATTGTGTCTAACAGATCAGAGATATTATGTGTTCCTTCTGCATCCAGAGTTTTCAGTCATATGAAGGTTTTTATATTGTATGCGAGATGTATCATCTGAGTTCATTCTTATGATTGATTTGTAGAGAAACAAGCTCATAttattgtgattgatagtaatctgaGACTATCATTAGTTGTATTCTTTTCtgagatataataaagttcattttgagtgggctgggtttttcacccttaggtggagggttttcccaggataagggCTTGTGTATTTGTGTTTCATTCTTTTTTTTCTGTTCTCAGTTTTTCTATATTTTGGTTCAAgttttaacatggtattagagcgggtCTAGAAGATCGATCCAGAACCAGAATTTTTAAGTTCTTTATTTCTTTCAGTTGTTTGCCTAAGTCATTCATTATGGTGAACGGATTGAAAGTAGAAGATAGACTAGATGGTTCGTCAAATTTCTCTTCTTGGAAATTTAGAATTCTGATCACTCTAGAAGAGAATGATCTCCTTGACTATGTCTCGAAAGATGTAGAAGAACCTTCTGCTGAtgcaaagcaagttcaatggagaaaGAATAAGACCATGGCTAAGAAAATCCTGATTGATTCTATTAAGGATCATCTGGTGCCTATCATCTCTAAGTTGGATTCAGCTAAGGAAATGTTTCAGACTCTAAAGGATCTTTATGAATTCAACAATACTAGCAGAGCTTTAGCCCTGAGGCGTCAACTGCTGCATGTGAAAATGTCTAGAGGAGAATCTGTTACTTCTTATTTCATGAAGATTTCTGAGTTAAAATATCAGCTCAGTGCAATTGGAGATACTTTTGCTGATAAAGACTTGGTTATGTTAGCTATGAATGGGCTTCCCATCTCCTGGGAATCCTTCATTCAAGGCATTAGTGGAAGAGATGATCTTCCTAAATTTGATAGGTTGAGGGCAGATTGCATTCAGGAAGAATGCAGACAAGAAGCAAGAGGTTATGGTCGcaaatcatcatcatgaagatgATCACGTGCTTGCTACCCATGCATCTAAGGGGAAAGGAAAGAAAGGTAACTTCAAAAGATTTAGAGACAAGAATGTTGATTCAGCCCTTGATGCCAAGAAAAAGTGGACTTCAGAGTTTTaggtgtgacaaatttggtcactttgccagagATTGTGTATCAAAATCTAAACCTCAAGCAACTGCTACAAATGTTGAGAATCCTTCTCCTCAAAGAGAGTCAAGTGAAAATTCTGAAGGATTCTTATTTATTTCTGCACTTTCTAGTAATGTTCCTACTAACAATGATACATGGTTGATAGATAGTGGAGCATCTCGTCATATCACTGGTTTTCATGAACAcctttcaaacttgaaagaaaaagacactcatcttcaAGTTATCATTGGTGATGATGCTTGCTATTCTGTGAAGGGTGCTGGTTATACTTCTTTTCAGTTGGACTTTGGTATTCCTCTTCATTTAAGTGATGTCCTATTTGTTCCTGGTATTAAGAGGAATCTGATTTCTATTTGTGCATTAGAAGACAAAGGTTATCATGTTGCTTTCTGGTTTCTATTTCTGCATTAGAAGACAAAGGTTATCATGTTGCTTTTGCTGATGGAAAAGTACTTGCATGGAAGAACTCTAGTATTCAATCAGCTCATGCTATTGGTGTTCGTCATGATAGTCTTTACAAGCTTTCAGCTCGTCCTATTCAAGTCTTAGCTCATGATTCTTCAAGTTCAAGTGAGCTGTGGCATAAAGGATTTGGtcatttaaatttcaaaactttgtCTTCAACGGAGAAggttgtcattggtcttcctaagCTGAATCAAAACCATGAAGGTGTTTGCAAGGGGTGTGCTCTAGGTAAAAACATTAAGAGCacctttcatagtagtgaaagtagggCGAAGAATGCTCGAGAATTAATTCATTctaatttatgtggacctatgtcaatTGCTTCTCTTAGTGGCTTTTGGTATTATGTCAccgttattgatgatttttcacatAAGTGCTAGATTTACTTTCTTaagtctaaagagtctgatgaagtgtTGTCCAGATTTAAAGAGTTCAAAGCTCTAGTTGAAAACCTAtctagcaagaaaataaaaattcttaGATCTGATAATGGAGGAGAATATGTTTCTGGTGTTTATCATAACTTTTGTGttgaagctgggattaagagggagttctgtgtcccttataatcctcaacaaaacggtgtggctgaaagaaagaataggacaattgttgaagcaacaaaggctatgattcatgaccaaagtcttcaaacatttcttTTGGCCGAGGCTTGCAGGACAGCAGTTCACATTCAGAATCGTAGTCCTCATCAGATTCTAAACAACTTGACTCCAGAAGAAGCTTTTACAGGTGTCAAACCAGAAGTAagttatttcagaatctttggatgcCCTGTTTATATTCATGTTCCTAAAGAGAAAAGATCTAAATTAGAACCTTCAGGCAAGAAAGGCATCTTTGTTGGTTATAGTGAATCTTCAAAAGCATATAGAATCTACATTCTAGGACAAAAGCAGATTGAGATCAGCAGGGATGTTTCTTTTGATGAAGATGTAACTCGATGAAGATGTAGCTTGCATGAAATTCAAAGAATCTAACATAGAATCTGATAAAGAAGATTTTGAGCATCCTCAAGATTTAGATAGGGCTGATCCAAATCCATCTTCAGACATTCAGAGGGAGTTTATAGATTTAGAAGATCCTGTTGATTCAGCTGATCCAATTGATCTAGTTGACTCTATAGTTACATCAGCAGGTCCTAGTAATAGTTCAGCTAACAAGAAAAACCTTTGTGGGCTAGACACACTATGGAAGATGCTGAAAAATATGCAGCCCCTCGTGGTACTtgcagagaaagcaaaagacctcacAAGTTTGCTGGTTATGTATCTTTGATGAGTCATATCTTAGCATCCAAGCCTTCagatgttgaagaggctttaaatcaacaagtgtggaaggatgccatgatagaggaatatcaatctattatgaaaaatgatgtatgagacATTGTTCCAAGGCCTAAAAACAAATCAGTGGTTTCTTCTAAGTGgctgttcaaaatcaaacatgcagctgATGGGAGTATAGAAAAGTACAAGGCCAAATTTGTAGCCAGAggtttttcccaaaaggaaggTATAGAtttcgaagaaacctttgcacaTGTAGCACGTTACACTTCTATCAGGACTATCATAGCTGTTGCAGCTGCTAAGGGTTGGAAacttcatcaaatggatgtgaaaacaactttcttgaatggtaaaattgaagaggaggtttacattgagcagccagagggCTTTATTATTCATAATAGAAACTCTCATGTATGCAGGCTGAAAAAGGCCTTATATGGTCTTAAACGAGCCCCTCGTgtttggtatgaaagaatagaCCACTATCTTTTGAGCTTGGGTTTTCTAAAGAATGACGCTGATCCAAACTTATACTTCAAGGTATGTGATGATAAGGTGCTGATTTTAGTACTACATGTTGATGATTTATTCCTCACTGGTAATGATGATCTCATTGACAAATGTAAGAAGGatttagcttcagaatttgaaatgaaagatcttggtttgTTACATTATTTCTTTGGACTTGAGGTATGGCAAAGACCAAATGAAATCATATTGAGTCAAGGTAAATATGCAGtttatattttgaaaagatttgacaTGTTAGAGTGTAGGTCTATGGTGACTCCTATGGAAGTAAATCTGAAGAAATTACATGATGATGCAGCTACTTCAGATTTAGTTGAGCCTACTATGTATAGACAATTAATTTGCTCTTTAATGTACTTGGTTAACACAAGGCCTGATATATGCTATGCAGTTAAAACCTTGagttagttcatgtgtgaaccaatgCATATTCATCTTGTGGCAGCCAAACATATATTGAGATATGTACGTGGTACAATTGGACTTGGCTTAAAATTTTCTTCGTGTGTAGAGCTAAACTTGTAGGGGTTTtttgattcagattgggtaggctGTGTGCATGACATAAAAAGCACTTCAGGTTGCTGTTTTAGCCTAGGTTCATCTATGATTTCCTGGTGCAGCAGGAAACAATCTTGTGTTGCACAAAgtacaactgaagcagaatatgttgcagcttgtGTGGCTGCAAGAGAAGCTGTGTGGCTTCGGAAATTACTTGCAGGTTTGTTTGGACAGCCTTTGGAACCTACTGTGATTatgtgtgataatcaaagctgtgtgAAACTTATagtgaatccagtatttcatgatagaAGCAAACATGTGGaaattaaatatcattacttgagagacatggttcaGCGAAAAGTAGTTGAACTCAAGTACATTTCTATAGAGGAGCAGACtgtagacattctcaccaagccacttCCGAGAGTGAAGTTCTGTTACTTCCGAGAAAAGATTGGTATGATGGAGAATGATGCTCTTGCTGAGAGAGAGTCTCAGCTTCAATGATACATTGCCTGtgtttaatgagttcttctctatgagagaagttcgaggtgaaaacCCTtagttaatgagttcttctctgcgagagaagttcgaggtgaaatcccttggttAATaagttcttctctgcgagagaagttcgaggtgaaatcccttgattaatgagttcttctctgcgagagaagtttgaggtgaaatcccttgatccaccctctgggagtagctatggtggaagtcatgtgtatgactttatgatttttattttttggttttattCATCCTCTAGGAGTAGCTATGATGAATATTGTTATACTAAGATAACAACTTTAATGAATAAAATCTGTGATGGTATTTTTGTTGACATCTTCTGAGTTGCAGTTATGTGTACTTGTCATATgttgacataatgaagatctctctcttgctaagagggagtgttgaagatatAGCTGCGATAGAGATCATCAATGCAGTGTTCCTTATTTATTTCGTCTAGTATCGGTTCATTAGCTTccgttcttttcttgccttgtttgCTGTCGATGACTCTTCATGTTGCTACGGCTGTCGGTGAAGGTGATGTGGCTGTTGGTGTATATGAGGCTGTTGGTGCAGATGTAACTGTCCGTGCCTTTCCCTCTCCCTTCGTGTGCCTCTTCACTAGAAATTCCGAGATGTTATATTGATTATTCTTCCTTGTCTCTTGTTCTCTTTTTCGGCAGTTTTCAATAGATTCATGATCGGCTTCTCTCTTTCATAAAATCGTGTGATTGTGTCTAACAGATCAGAGATATTATGTGTTCCTTTTGCATCCAGAGTTTTCAGTCATGTGAAGGTTTTtatctaagtcaccaggttcggccgaatttcaaccttgaagttcgaaattcgccgaACTTGAAACATtctgcaaaaaccctaaaaaattcgattaaattcgaattAAAGTTTAGGGTTGCCGAAAAAAGTTTTTTTCGCTTGCGTTTTAGGGTTTCATCGCGGTTTTAATAAATAGGGCGCCACGGTAGTTGCAGTCACACCCACGGGAGTCGCCATTGCCCATGCTAGCAACTGCTACCAGTCTGCCACACTCACAGGAGTCGCCATTGCCCGCGGGAGTCGCCCAGTCCGCCCTGCGCCCACGGGAGTTGCAGTTCGCTTGGTGCCCGCGGGAGTCGCCCAGTCCGCCCTGCGCCCACGGGAGTTGCAGTTCGCTTGGTGCCCACGGGAGTTGCCGGGAGGTGCAGTCTGCCCAGTCCGCCACGTCCGCTGGATCAACGAATCGTGGAAAGGAGATTACTCTTCAGTGGCGGGAGGAATGGGTGAAAACCATCGATTTGATGAAATATTGCTCCATATTCGTTAaacatatttattaatatataaagatAATGATTAAAGGCTCGATATACTTTAGTTGTGGTGAGCCCCCCACCCCGAAGATAATGTATTAAAATTATGATAGATGTATTTTTAATTtagtaatgtataaagatgatgtgttataaattcataatatatttttatttctaataattttaatttaatttagtaatgtataaagatgacgtgttataaataatttttatttctggaaaataatattgaaaattaaTTGCTCAAttaattgatttttcaattttaatttcaattaggaagaatttaatataatattatagatatattgcatatatttattaaaaattttaaaaaattacatatggcgaatttaattcgaattttatacatttcgaattttttcctcatcgaacttcattcgaatttcaaagctgtcgaacttcgaatttgaattcgaacctggtgacttaggtttTTATATTGTATGCGGGATGTATCATCTGAGTTCGTTCTTATGATTGATTTGTAGAGAATCAAACTCATAttattgtgattgatagtaatctgaGACTATCATCAGTTGTATTCTTTTCtgagatataataaagttcattttgagtgggctgggtttttcacccttacGTGGAGGGTTTTCCGAGGATAAGGGCTTGTGTATTTGTGTTTCATTCTTTTTTTTCTGTTCTCAGTTTCTCTATATTCTGGTTCCAGTTTTAACAAGGAGGACAGAGCTGGGTGTAGTTTTGGTTTTGGAGGGTTGAATAACTCGTTTGTTGCAGGTGCAAATTTGGAGGAGAGCTTGAAGGAAGGCTTTTGAGAAGCCATTTGCTGCTGATAATACATTTTGTTACAGGTCTATGTTCAGACCCAGGTCAGATTGGGATAGTGGAATGTGAAGCCAATAGGCTTGGATTGATGTAATAAAGTGTTGTTTAAATTTTCTATTTCAAGTTTTGTTTGCTCAAATTTGGTGTTCATTTCTTAATATTTGCTGTTTTATCAGATTTGCACTAGTTTTAGAAGTGTGTTTCAGGTGGTTGATGAGGGGTAGTTTAGCCTCTTACATCACTTTGATGTAACTACTTATTCTCCATATGGATATGGTGTGTTTATACGGTCTTATGAACATAATTCTCCATAGTTAAGATTTCACAACCCCACATTTCAGTCGAAATTAGCCTCGGTTGAAGTCATTGAGCTGTCTATCTATTATTCCAACAATCCAGTCAATTTTTTAGCTGTCCCATGCATTTTCCTAGTAAGGGGGAAGTTGATGTCATTGACCATTTTGATGATGTCAGGAATACCTGCGAATTTTCCCCCTTCTGTCCTTGATTTTCTTGTTAGTCAATGGAGAGAGTAGAGTTGTGATGAGACAAATAATTAGATTCCTTGACCTTTTTGTATATGAGCTTTTGGAAGTTATAACTAGTGGCCCCATGGATCAGGGTTTCCACAATTTATATTGTGGGTTCTGTGCAGAATTTTTTTGGCATTCATTCCAGCAATAAGGTTTCACGAAACAGAGCATTTTGATGGATGCTTCAGGACTCTGACAGAAAACTTTGTTAGAAATTATTTAAACATACACTTACACGCAGCAACAGAAAACAGTTACTTGCAGCATAGAAAATACTGAAAAATGAGAAACAGCAGAATTAAAAACCCTATATCAGACCTGTATCTGGATGCGCAGCAGAAAACTCTATATTTTATTTCTGATATTTCTGATTTGGATGACTTGTTACAGCAATGAGGTGATTGTTTCTAGAGCTTTAAAGCCTCAAAATAACAAccgaaaaaaattaaaatactaaaCTTAACTACTGTTCAATTGTAACGCCTAAAAATAACTGTGCTAAAACTAGGCACAAAAACTATTAATAAATTACAAAAAACAATGACCTACATCTGAAATCAGCAACAGCAACTCATTTATAAATAGAAAAC is part of the Cryptomeria japonica chromosome 10, Sugi_1.0, whole genome shotgun sequence genome and harbors:
- the LOC131079879 gene encoding pentatricopeptide repeat-containing protein At4g20740 codes for the protein MTKHRKISRIFPNFLRSSSRLLHWGSNGFLTDLRQHHSRHLFSTQPPQPSNPNFTSQPNKHYIYHGQRTQSIKRPSVKGFTFTNTRSKPWTYSLSRKPELKPFRTDLWDPQTFNPKLNRTTLTANEINFKTGRGLSAIARYVCESFSKHKIWGPEILEDLKKLHRVTPNVVTEVLKVMTDAKLAAKFFHWAHRQKGFRHNFSAYNAFAYCLNRAGKYKAADQVVELMYAHGKQPSMKQFEIMIRMHADAGRGLRVYFVFQKMKKFEVKPSVFLYNRILDALVRTDHLNLALGVYEDFRKDGLEPESITFMILIKGLCKEGKLDRVFEFLDEMKSKCCRPDVFAYTAMIRSLVGVGNLEGAWRVWKEMARASVKPDAMSYTTLITGLCKGNEDEKALILFREMKARGFLIDRTVYGSLIAMYASNKKVGFAYNLLKEMVKCGYKADLAIYESLIEAFCNERIVDKAYKLLQILIQEGVSHDYSTFMPLFWAFAETNSIDDVSKLLEQMTQLGRPVKEDVVKFFVFMVCKEGKVMKAVELFEELKEIGYYSVSIFNVLINGLYKAGDVVKALALFEEMEEVKCEPDVFTYNYVIPCLVDSGKLQEACNLFGNMKERSWVPNVTVYTSLVSSLCKVGEIDSALSLVRDCLGSVTSGPRVFKYTLTILHACQSGKAEHVLEVFTELMQECIPPEDVIFCAVISGLCRHGNVEEARKVFRSLRNDKYITESLAAEYDVLIIDHLQKTTSELLRSSLKFHGLESLLITNNTNGK